A section of the Amycolatopsis sp. AA4 genome encodes:
- a CDS encoding ROK family protein — MTGLRAGVDIGGTKTLVVVCDEEGRELGSTSAPSEAHRGGAAILDRAAELVSSLVPDHAALAGVGVGAAGVVDPVTGTVLVTGDSFTGWAGTPVNTELSARLGGVPVRTVNDVDGFLLGELLPGERNVLGVAVGTGVGGALFVDGRLLYGGATGAGEIGHVGRYGEERCTCGQIGHLEAYAAGRALSRRYAEATGRTLAAEAVAEEARAGDQAAQAVFTDAGRFLGQAVAHAAGLLGLATCVLGGSVVKSWALLEKPLREALEERPLLSGKPVSIRLSRHGAKSVALGAASLTAGIQRLPDVSNP, encoded by the coding sequence GTGACGGGGTTGCGGGCCGGAGTCGACATCGGCGGGACGAAAACCCTGGTGGTGGTGTGCGACGAGGAAGGAAGGGAACTGGGCTCGACGTCCGCGCCGTCCGAAGCGCACCGGGGCGGCGCGGCGATCCTCGACCGCGCGGCGGAGCTGGTCAGCTCGCTGGTGCCGGACCACGCGGCGCTCGCCGGGGTCGGCGTCGGCGCGGCGGGCGTCGTTGACCCGGTGACCGGAACAGTGCTGGTCACCGGGGATTCGTTCACCGGATGGGCGGGCACGCCGGTCAACACCGAGCTGTCCGCACGGCTCGGCGGAGTGCCGGTGCGCACGGTCAACGACGTCGACGGATTCCTGCTCGGCGAACTGCTGCCGGGCGAGCGGAACGTGCTCGGCGTCGCGGTCGGCACCGGGGTCGGCGGGGCGTTGTTCGTCGACGGACGGCTGCTGTACGGCGGCGCGACCGGGGCCGGCGAGATCGGACACGTCGGCCGCTACGGGGAGGAACGCTGCACTTGCGGGCAGATCGGACACCTTGAAGCGTACGCGGCCGGGCGGGCTCTGTCCCGCCGTTATGCCGAAGCGACCGGGCGAACCCTCGCCGCGGAAGCGGTCGCGGAGGAAGCGCGCGCTGGTGATCAAGCTGCTCAGGCGGTGTTTACCGACGCGGGCCGGTTCCTCGGCCAGGCGGTCGCGCACGCGGCCGGGCTGCTCGGCCTCGCGACCTGCGTACTCGGCGGTTCCGTGGTGAAGTCGTGGGCCTTGCTGGAGAAACCGCTGCGGGAAGCGCTGGAAGAACGGCCGCTGCTGTCCGGGAAACCGGTGTCGATCCGGCTCTCCCGGCACGGGGCGAAATCCGTGGCGCTCGGCGCGGCCAGTCTCACTGCCGGTATTCAGCGGCTACCGGACGTGAGCAACCCCTAA
- a CDS encoding MBL fold metallo-hydrolase → MPVIRRNIVPLRYSDPSVVAYVRSPSDWMVSNCGWIRGREGVLLVDTCGTERDTLDLVSDVRKYSTVEMPLTLVLTHAHGTHHNGAGVALRNGGRILAAPTAVPIIRSGPQCDEEIFACANWGKLEAPRPEAVHAVIEPVEVDLGGVVVEVVPFPGTAHTDGDLVLFEPRTGTLFTGDLLSVGSTPFAVHGSIPGWLTALDWLDKMFPDVRTFVPGHGGLSHPGSFPVAVLRTYLHWLLDATAGAGTPDFAELATIARRRWPTWTVPERHIGNLLRAHADQHGEQLPSAEAMRAIREAAGGKIDLDTLLGLGKS, encoded by the coding sequence ATGCCCGTCATCAGGCGCAATATCGTCCCGCTCCGGTATTCCGACCCGAGCGTCGTCGCCTACGTGCGCAGCCCGAGCGACTGGATGGTGTCCAACTGCGGCTGGATCCGGGGCCGGGAAGGCGTTCTGCTCGTCGACACCTGCGGCACCGAACGCGACACGCTCGACCTGGTCAGCGACGTCCGCAAGTACTCGACCGTCGAAATGCCGCTCACGCTCGTGCTGACCCACGCGCACGGCACCCACCACAACGGGGCCGGGGTCGCGCTGCGCAACGGCGGCCGGATCCTGGCCGCGCCCACCGCGGTGCCGATCATCCGGTCCGGACCGCAGTGCGACGAGGAGATCTTCGCCTGCGCGAACTGGGGCAAGCTCGAGGCGCCGCGGCCCGAGGCGGTCCACGCGGTGATCGAACCGGTCGAGGTCGACCTCGGCGGCGTGGTCGTGGAGGTCGTCCCATTTCCCGGGACGGCGCACACCGACGGCGACCTCGTGCTGTTCGAACCGCGCACCGGGACGCTCTTCACCGGCGACCTGCTGTCGGTCGGGTCCACGCCGTTCGCCGTGCACGGTTCGATCCCGGGCTGGCTGACCGCGCTGGACTGGCTCGACAAAATGTTCCCGGACGTCCGCACCTTCGTGCCCGGACACGGCGGGCTCAGCCATCCGGGCAGTTTCCCGGTCGCGGTGCTCCGCACTTATCTGCACTGGCTGCTCGACGCGACCGCGGGCGCGGGCACGCCGGACTTCGCCGAACTCGCCACGATCGCCCGCCGCCGCTGGCCCACGTGGACAGTCCCGGAACGGCACATCGGGAATCTGCTGCGCGCGCACGCCGACCAGCACGGGGAACAACTCCCGTCCGCCGAAGCGATGCGCGCGATCCGCGAAGCCGCCGGCGGCAAGATCGACTTGGACACGCTGCTCGGACTCGGCAAGTCCTAA
- a CDS encoding Lsr2 family protein: MAQKVHVEMVDDIDGSIAEQTVPFSLDGVSYEIDLSEENAAALREELARYVAASRRVGGRKVRMAAGQSPRPASTAADRERNKAMREWAEANGFTVSDRGRLPAEIVKAYEERDTEAPAKPARKRATRKKASA; the protein is encoded by the coding sequence ATGGCGCAAAAAGTCCATGTCGAGATGGTGGACGACATCGACGGCAGCATCGCCGAGCAGACCGTCCCGTTCAGTCTCGACGGCGTGAGCTACGAGATCGATCTGTCCGAAGAGAACGCTGCCGCACTGCGGGAAGAGCTGGCCCGCTACGTCGCCGCCTCGCGCCGGGTCGGCGGCCGCAAGGTCCGGATGGCCGCCGGGCAGTCGCCGCGGCCGGCTTCGACCGCCGCGGACCGCGAGCGCAACAAGGCGATGCGCGAGTGGGCCGAAGCCAACGGTTTCACCGTTTCCGACCGCGGCCGGCTCCCGGCCGAGATCGTGAAGGCCTACGAGGAGCGCGACACCGAGGCTCCGGCCAAGCCGGCCCGCAAGCGCGCGACGCGCAAGAAGGCCAGCGCCTGA